From Haloarcula sp. CBA1127, a single genomic window includes:
- a CDS encoding inorganic phosphate transporter — protein sequence MVSILFAVGLLVAIFVGFNIGGSSTGVAFGPAVGSDTIGKVTAAALMSCFAVLGGATVGTEVIDTMGGQIVPSSQFTLLASVTVLFFVGLALLVSNLFGVPASTSMTAVGAIAGLGVASGTIDWDVMGRIVSWWLVAPIIAFWLSAVVGRYLYPHLAARIVFETDGPETTRRERIGQFLVVAIGCYMAFSAGASNTANAVAPLVGNGSLGLYPGVLLAGGAIAVGAFTIARRTLDTVGNDLTELPILAALIVETVSATIISLLSAAGIPASLAVSATMCVVGLGWGRATRTTTLTDAAGAAVKGTPAASGDGGVSVNALAADHDEDSPAAGGESEVPGIGEEAPESATTAADLFNPAATGRVVMLWILTPSISAVASYLVFQYVL from the coding sequence ATGGTCTCGATTCTCTTTGCTGTTGGGCTTCTGGTTGCCATCTTCGTCGGTTTCAACATCGGTGGGTCCTCGACCGGTGTTGCCTTTGGTCCGGCAGTGGGGTCGGACACCATCGGGAAGGTCACGGCTGCCGCCCTGATGTCCTGCTTCGCGGTGCTGGGCGGCGCGACCGTCGGGACCGAGGTCATCGACACGATGGGTGGACAGATTGTCCCGAGCAGCCAGTTCACGCTGCTTGCCAGCGTGACAGTCCTCTTCTTCGTGGGACTGGCGCTGCTGGTTTCGAACCTCTTCGGTGTGCCCGCCTCGACGTCAATGACCGCCGTGGGCGCTATCGCCGGCCTCGGCGTCGCAAGTGGAACCATCGACTGGGACGTGATGGGGCGCATCGTCTCTTGGTGGCTGGTCGCCCCCATCATCGCGTTCTGGCTATCGGCGGTCGTCGGTCGCTACCTCTACCCGCATCTGGCGGCCCGCATCGTCTTCGAGACTGACGGGCCGGAGACGACTCGACGCGAGCGTATCGGGCAGTTCCTCGTTGTCGCCATTGGCTGCTACATGGCCTTTTCGGCGGGGGCGTCGAACACCGCAAACGCCGTCGCACCGCTGGTGGGTAACGGCTCGCTGGGACTGTACCCCGGCGTGCTTCTGGCCGGCGGTGCCATCGCCGTGGGCGCGTTCACCATCGCCCGGCGGACCCTCGATACGGTCGGCAACGACCTCACCGAACTGCCGATTCTCGCAGCGCTCATCGTCGAGACGGTAAGCGCGACAATCATCAGTCTGCTGTCGGCTGCGGGCATCCCCGCGAGTCTTGCGGTGTCGGCGACAATGTGCGTCGTCGGCCTGGGATGGGGGCGGGCGACCCGGACGACAACGTTGACCGACGCTGCCGGCGCGGCGGTCAAGGGCACGCCAGCCGCTAGCGGCGACGGCGGCGTCTCGGTCAACGCGCTCGCGGCCGACCACGACGAGGACAGCCCGGCGGCCGGCGGGGAGTCCGAGGTCCCGGGCATCGGCGAAGAGGCTCCCGAATCGGCGACCACCGCCGCCGACCTGTTCAACCCCGCAGCGACGGGCCGAGTTGTGATGCTGTGGATACTGACCCCAAGCATCTCGGCGGTCGCCTCCTATCTGGTCTTCCAGTACGTCCTCTAG
- a CDS encoding inorganic phosphate transporter encodes MVEVLFALGIIVAIFVGFNIGGSSTGVAFGPAVGSNTLSKLSAAALMTIFAMAGGLIVGPAVVQSLGSDLVATQFSPLISIVVLFFIGVALFLSNVVGVPASTSMTAVGAIAGLGLARGTLNAALMLEIVSWWLVSPIIAFWVSGVIGRYFYPTLVEWFAVSQSEGALLDFDRSGAIPRPGLGENTTPREFVGTVVVIGIGCYMGFSAGASNVANAVAPLVGNGSLELYPAILLGGGAIGLGAFTIARRTMDTVGNDLTDLPLVAAIVVAAVASTIVTFLSALGIPASFVIIATMSIVGLGWGRATRTTSLSDTVQGASPAASVGALTTDAEAADAPTVGGKKGTPKQAETEPIGEESREDIPSASDLFEPGTTARVIFLQNIVPSIATLAAYLVFKFLPIA; translated from the coding sequence ATGGTTGAGGTTCTCTTCGCGCTCGGCATCATCGTCGCTATCTTCGTCGGCTTCAATATCGGGGGATCGTCCACGGGTGTCGCGTTCGGGCCTGCGGTCGGGTCCAACACGCTTTCGAAACTCTCGGCAGCGGCCCTGATGACGATATTTGCGATGGCCGGCGGGCTCATCGTCGGCCCGGCCGTCGTCCAGAGCCTGGGCAGTGACCTCGTCGCCACGCAGTTCTCGCCGTTGATCAGCATTGTTGTCCTGTTTTTCATCGGCGTCGCGCTGTTCCTCTCGAACGTGGTCGGGGTTCCGGCGTCGACGTCGATGACGGCCGTTGGCGCTATCGCCGGGCTGGGCCTCGCCCGCGGGACGTTGAACGCCGCCTTGATGCTCGAAATCGTCTCGTGGTGGCTCGTCTCGCCGATTATCGCCTTCTGGGTCAGCGGCGTTATCGGACGGTACTTCTACCCGACACTCGTCGAGTGGTTCGCTGTCTCACAGAGCGAAGGAGCGCTGCTGGATTTCGATCGCTCCGGTGCGATTCCGCGGCCGGGGCTCGGCGAGAACACGACACCACGTGAGTTTGTCGGGACCGTCGTCGTCATCGGTATCGGCTGTTACATGGGTTTCTCGGCGGGGGCGTCGAACGTCGCCAACGCCGTTGCGCCTCTCGTTGGCAACGGCTCACTGGAGTTGTACCCGGCTATTCTGCTCGGCGGCGGCGCTATCGGCCTCGGTGCGTTCACCATCGCCCGCCGGACGATGGACACGGTCGGCAATGACCTGACTGATCTCCCGCTGGTCGCTGCCATCGTCGTCGCGGCAGTCGCCTCTACCATCGTCACCTTCCTCTCTGCACTGGGTATCCCGGCGAGTTTCGTCATCATCGCCACGATGAGCATCGTCGGGCTCGGGTGGGGCCGTGCGACGCGAACGACGAGCCTTTCGGACACTGTGCAGGGCGCGTCTCCCGCCGCTTCCGTTGGTGCGCTGACCACTGACGCGGAGGCCGCGGACGCCCCGACTGTTGGCGGGAAAAAGGGGACGCCGAAGCAGGCCGAGACTGAGCCCATCGGCGAGGAGTCGCGGGAGGACATCCCGTCAGCGTCGGATCTGTTCGAACCCGGGACCACCGCCAGAGTGATTTTCCTCCAGAACATCGTCCCGTCGATTGCGACGCTCGCTGCGTATCTGGTGTTCAAGTTCCTGCCGATCGCCTGA
- the fer1 gene encoding ferredoxin Fer1 produces MPTVEYLNYEVVDDNGWDMYDDDVFAEASDMDLDDEDYGSLDVNEGEYILEAAEAQGYDWPFSCRAGACANCAAIVLEGDIDMDMQQILSDEEVEDKNVRLTCIGSPDADEVKIVYNAKHLDYLQNRVI; encoded by the coding sequence ATGCCCACGGTAGAGTACCTTAACTACGAAGTAGTGGACGATAACGGCTGGGACATGTACGACGACGACGTCTTCGCAGAGGCGTCAGATATGGACCTCGACGACGAGGACTACGGGTCCCTCGACGTGAACGAAGGCGAGTACATCCTTGAGGCCGCTGAGGCACAGGGCTACGACTGGCCCTTCTCGTGTCGTGCCGGTGCCTGTGCGAACTGTGCCGCCATCGTTCTCGAAGGCGACATCGACATGGACATGCAGCAGATCCTCAGCGACGAGGAAGTCGAAGACAAGAACGTTCGCCTGACCTGTATCGGCAGCCCGGACGCCGACGAGGTCAAGATCGTCTACAACGCCAAGCATCTCGATTACCTGCAGAACCGCGTCATCTAA
- a CDS encoding A24 family peptidase — MLGSIPDLLRLVAVPVFGWAAYRDVKTRRVPNRTWTPLAVLAVVLLLWDAYTVWTGPTAVGQRLFLIRVAISLGFVIPLSYGFWLIGGFGGADAKAFMLIAVLFPIYPVYYLPMPSVALPLQQTAIGVFSLTVLSNTVLAGVVYPLAVAAGNLARGRFSLAMFIGRPVATANVTEEYGRLLESPDGFDRGGLDLDALRMYLQWRGCSLADIRADPEQHRLPTSLPAVPNDPGDGSLATDGGDSASGDVAEPSANDIGADGADYPDQIDDPWGAERFLDDIDHSAYGTSPQQLRDGLDVLAEQDEVWISPGIPFLVPMLAGLVVSLTYGDVLFSLLQAVGLA, encoded by the coding sequence GTGCTCGGGTCGATACCGGACCTGCTTCGGCTGGTCGCTGTCCCGGTGTTCGGGTGGGCGGCCTACCGCGACGTGAAAACTCGCCGGGTGCCCAACCGGACCTGGACCCCGCTTGCCGTGCTGGCGGTCGTCCTCCTGCTGTGGGACGCCTACACCGTCTGGACCGGCCCGACAGCAGTCGGCCAGCGGCTGTTTCTTATCAGGGTTGCAATCAGTCTCGGCTTCGTCATTCCACTGTCGTACGGCTTCTGGCTCATCGGCGGCTTCGGCGGGGCCGATGCGAAGGCGTTCATGCTCATCGCCGTCCTCTTTCCCATCTATCCGGTGTACTACCTGCCCATGCCAAGCGTCGCCCTCCCGCTTCAGCAGACCGCTATCGGCGTCTTCTCGCTGACAGTGCTCTCGAACACCGTGCTTGCCGGCGTCGTCTATCCGCTGGCCGTCGCCGCCGGGAACCTCGCCCGGGGACGATTTTCGCTGGCGATGTTCATCGGACGGCCCGTCGCCACCGCCAACGTCACCGAGGAGTATGGCCGGCTGCTCGAATCGCCCGACGGGTTTGACCGCGGCGGCCTCGACCTCGACGCCCTCCGGATGTACCTCCAGTGGCGCGGCTGCTCGCTCGCTGATATCCGTGCCGACCCCGAGCAGCATCGGCTTCCGACCTCCCTTCCGGCAGTCCCGAACGACCCCGGTGACGGGTCTCTGGCGACCGATGGCGGCGACTCGGCGTCCGGCGATGTGGCCGAACCGTCAGCGAACGACATCGGGGCCGATGGGGCCGATTATCCCGACCAAATCGACGACCCATGGGGTGCCGAGCGGTTCCTTGACGATATCGACCACTCGGCCTACGGCACCTCACCCCAGCAACTCCGTGATGGACTGGACGTGCTTGCCGAACAGGACGAGGTGTGGATTTCGCCGGGGATTCCGTTCCTCGTTCCGATGCTCGCCGGGCTGGTCGTCTCGCTCACCTACGGTGACGTGCTGTTCTCGCTGTTGCAGGCGGTCGGGCTGGCCTGA